Within the Zea mays cultivar B73 chromosome 10, Zm-B73-REFERENCE-NAM-5.0, whole genome shotgun sequence genome, the region ttcgggagtctcgagttcctaTACcttgacggtagctacgacatggtactcctccccccgcagcgcgacaacaACAACGGTCGTTGGCTCGCCCGgcagcggcgaactcgacgacagcTTCCTACcatggcagaagaggaacacccgggtttgccccgccaccctcctcgccgaaggaggaggagacggggcaaccgtggccatgcaggaggcggcacctcgtcagctgtcgggccagagcgagtcgacgacgccggcacccctgtggggggccatgtcgggtgttgtcctcgcacctgagacaacgacgggtgtcgcttccccgcaacgcACCAATCccgagcggactgatgacgccagcaccctcgtaaaggacttgctaggcgttagcctcatacctgagataacggtgcagtttgtccctgacacgacttcgtcaccgtccatcgaccaagaggtaccgtccgctttccaccctgtcccttttagattcatcttcgatccaccaagcgaccccgcttcggtgagcgcttccgCAAGGGCAtccctgaccttccagggtatccTATGCGGTCATCTTGGGactgactgacggccgtctcaacctccggacctcgggttccgaggaagacgacgactccgacttcggttgggatttctccggactcagtgatcccagtgccatgcgagacttcatgtctgcatgtgactactgcctctccggctgctctgacgatggccatagcctcggcgacgagggttgcgacccaagccgtgagtgtttccacatcgatcaggggggtcacggcgaggacaaccacctcggcatgccgcaagatgacaacgcccctgtgcctgcgtctcgcgttgacatcccatgggagctagctgtggtctcagtccctgcgggggtcaggacacacagctctagCAATTCCACGAGatgtaggccaagctcgacgaagaagcaagGTGGCTTGTGCAGCTCTGACAAAACATCGAGtacgagtgggcaggccgagcacttgccGGAGGAGCGCCTCATCGGGCCCAAGACGTCCAGTGTCGTATCGTTGACGACGctagggcagggctgcccccggccttcagcggggtcggccagaatctagctgcagcggcgatgctactccAAGCAATgcaggagccatccaccaccgaggggcggcgtatccagggtgaactcaagggtctcctggaaaacgcagcggtctgacgggccgagagctctaactcccgaaggcaagggtgtccCTCGAAGCATCGCGCAACAtcctcccgactcatgcgggaggcctcggtccgcaccgggcACACGCGAGACGGGACGCCTgtagccccggatcgcctcggcgacgagcaccacgaccgcgaccgtcgagcccgcctcgaagagaaggtgcgctgaggctaccaccccaggcgcggaggatgctacgacagtgaggaggaccggagcccctcgcccgaaccgccgggtccgagggtcttcagctaggccatacgacaggcgtcgttcccagcccggttccgagccccgactaccatcactaagtactcaggggagacaaggccagagttgtggcttgcggattaccgactggcatgccagttgggagggacgaatgacgacaacctcatcatctgcaacctcccccttttcctctctgacgctgcccgggcatggctggaggatctgcctcctgcgcagatctccgactgggacgacctggtcaaggccttcgcgggaaacttccaaggtacgtacgtgcgccctgggaactcatgggatctccgaagctgccgccagcagtcaggggaatccctgcgagagtacatccgacggttttcaaagcagcgcaccgagctgcccaacatcaccgactcgaacgtcatcggggcattcctcgccggcaccatgtgtcgggacctggtgagcaaactggggcacaagactcccaccaacgcgagcgaattgatggacatcgccaccaagtttgcctctggtcaggaggcggtcgaagccatcttccggaaggacaagcagcctcaaggaagacagaaggaagacgcccccgaggcgtccgtccagcgtggctcgaaaaagaaggccaagaagaaggcgcaagcaaagcgcgatgccattgacgcggatctcgtcgctgctaccgagcacaggaatcctcggaagcctcccagaggagtcaacacgtttgacaagatgctcaaggagtcgtgcccctatcacaggggtcccatcaagcacacccttgagaagtgcgacatgctcccgcgttacttcatcaaggcgggacctcggtagaaggtggcaaggaccaaggcaacaacaagaaggggggcgacaaggatgaggagctcccggaggtccgcgactgctccaTGATCTACGACGGACaggtggcaaacgcctcggctcggcaccgcaagcaggagcgccgggaggtttgctcggtgaaggtagcggcgccggtctacctagactggtccgacaagcccatcaccttcgaccaaggcgaccaccccgactatgtgccgagcccaggaaggtacccgctcgtcgtcgaccccatcattggcaacgctaggctcaccaaggtcctcatggacggaggcagcagcctcaatatcatctacgccgagaccctagggctcttgggataGATCTGtctacgatccgggccggtgcagcaccctttcacaAGATCGTCCCCTGTAAGCGCGTCTTGCCCCTTgagcaacttgatttgcccgtttgcttcggaactccctccaacttccatagggaaaccctcatgttcgaggtggtccagttccgaggaacctatcatgcggtgctggggagactgtgctacgccaagttcatggccgtccccaactacacgtacctcaagctcaagatgtcgggccccaacagaatcatcaccgtcggatccacgtaccgccacactTACGAGTGCGacatggaatgcgtggagtacgctgaggccatcgccaaatccgaggccctcatcgccgacctggaatgcctctcctaggaggcgccagatgtgaagcgccacacCCTACAACTTTGaaccagccgaggcggttaaatccgtctctctcgaccctagcaacgacaccgacaagcaagtcaggatcggctctgagcttgtcggcgtttcgaaccccgggggtccctggaccgacgagtaaattgtcgtcgcgtgccccagcccagatgggtcggcgcgagacggagcgcgaaggggggaagaagccggagggaggcaggcgtgagaggtgaaatcccgcggccttcgtgtttgtcccgcgcccaggtcgggtgcgcttgcagtagggggttacaagcgtccacgtgggatggagcgagcggcctcacgcgagcgccgtctcgtccttctccgcgcggccaaccctctgtaagacggccctggaccttccctttataggcgtaaggaaaggatccatgtgtacaatgggggtgtagcagtgtgctaacgtgtctagcagaggagagctagtgccctaagtacatgccatcgtggcagccggagaggttttggcactcggttcgtgtgatgtcgtggccgtcggaggagcaccggagcctggcggaaggatagctgtcagggctgtcgagtccttgctgacgtcctcttgcttccgtaagggggctgagagccgccgtcgtcatagggcatgcggggagccatcattacttgttttggcggagcgagccagatgggacgccggtcttgtttcccgtagcctgagtcagcttagggtagggtaatgatggcgcctcatgtgacgtggtcggtccgagccctgggttgggcgaggtggaggctcctccgaggtcgaggtcgagtctgtcttccaaggccgaggtcgagtccgagcccctgggtcgggcgaggcggagaccgtcggctgaggccagggctgagtccgagccctggggtcgggcgaagcggagttcgtcgtcttccggggctgagtccgagccctggggtcgggcgaagcggagttcgtcgtcttccggggctgagcccgagtccgatccctggggtcgggcgaagcgaagttcgtcgtcttttggggctgagcccgagtccgagccctggggtcgggcgaagcagagttcatcgtcttccggggctgagcccgagtccgagccctagggtcgggcgaagcggagttcatcgtcttctggggctgagcccgagtccgagccctggggtccggcgaagcggagtttcctatggcgcctgaggccgggcttggctgctgtcagcctcactctatcgagcggcacaacagtcggagcggcgcaggcggcgatgtcctcttgtcagaccggtcagtggagcggcgaagtgactacggtcacttcggctctgtcgactggagggcgcgcgtcaggataaaggtgtcaggccacctttgcattaaatgcccttgcgattcggtcggttggcgtggtgacttggccaaggttgcttcttggcgaagactgggcctcgggtgagccgaaggtgtgcccgttgctggagggggtcctcgggcgagacgtagatcctccggggtcagctacccttgcccgaggctgggctcaggcgaggcgtgatcgcgtccctcgaatggaccgatccttgacttagtcgcacccatcagacctttgcagctttgtgctgatgggggttaccagctaagatttaggagccttgagggtacccctaattatggtccccgacagtagcccccgagcctcgaagggagtgttaatactcgcttggaggcttttgtcgcacttttttgcaaggggaccaacctttctcggttgcgttttgttccggtgggtgcgcgcgagcgcacccgccgggtgtagcccccgaggcctcggaggagtggtttgactccttcgaggtcttaatgcatttcgcaacGTTTCAGCCggactggttgttccctcatgcgagctggccgtagcccgggtgcatggtcgagtcccaagttctcgggctggtatgttgacgctgtcaacggtttggccagagccgggtttgcgagagcagcccccgagcctccgcacagggcgagaggacggtcaaggacagactcgacttttttacatacgcccctacgtcgcctttccgcaaggaggaggggggaaagcgccatgttgcccttggagggtgccgaacatggtgtctccagcgagctgctgacgggtaatccgagtggacgcccgtgcccatttgttaggggtcggctagaggcccggaggcgcgctccaaaagtacctgcgggtgatctgctggacccggtccccttttgacggggtccgagggctcgatgcctccctctgatgggattccgttacaagatcgttcccgctggtctcgaaaatgtcctagggtacctcgggagcgtagcccgagccttggttatgtatcgaacgtacccagggtcatccctcgctctgtgtctgaggcggctgtgaacccttcgtgggccagcctacgaacccctgatcagtagtgtgcgcggagcccgagtggcctgaggcggccgttgaacccttctaaggggccggccttcgaacctctgaccagtagtgggcgcggagcccaagcgctctgaggcagctgttgaacccctccgaggggccagcctttgaacctctgatcagtagggaggctcggggcctgtttccttcgcggagaaggatccctttcggggtatccccctttcccggtccctgttgtaagagagagaaagaggaaaaaggaaagaatacgaaatcgagatgacgtggcgcacctttttgacgcggtcattatggcgaaggtgaagcgtcgctcgcttctcctgccaaaggtgccgcctgtcccgccgcggagttaatgcgacggggcgagtggttcgcggggcagccgttgcgcgtgcgcgagccattcgaggaacggaacacgggcgcgccgtcttcacgccgtgggagagggttcccttgttgtctctggatgggacgtaagcttggctgacgacgcgactactgcttccgcccgcctgccaccgccattactgccggcccatttttggccgcattgaccgtcgcgcctggctggcactgttgggtcatacgcagggttgcctcgagtcgcggtactggttccgtagtcgaggaggcgcgatagtggcgcgagtggtggtgcttctacagggctcaaggcacttctccgacggccacgctagctcgtgtacagggctcaaggcgcttctccgccagccacgatagcacatagctacacccccttgtacagctgggcatctccttgtatctataaaaggggatgtccagggccttcctaaggcacgtcgTTGACAGACGTTGCAACACTGACAACGTTGGACGTCGAGGACAGACGGGGCAGACGAGACAGGCAGCAcgcagagactctctctctctctcgctctcgccctcgctccctcacgacgcttgtaacccctactacgagcaccccggtgcaagataacataagcctcatttccctcttgtgttccatcttgcatcaacccatctggcagggacacgcagcaacaaatttactagtcggttaacggtcctcgcgggtccgaaacgccaacAAATATTGATATTAAATACggttaattttatcttctgatatgtcgTGTACTTGATTTTTTGTAGATGGTTCCTTATTGGTGCGCCACACATCCTTATtgttgggagcagatggtgcaaaGGTGGTGCTCGTCTGAGTGGgaggaggcgcacaacgctagctagGAACAATGTTTGATGATACAAGGTCCCTCCCACTACCAAGGCAGTCGCAGCCTCGGCAAATACACATAAGCATGGGTACGCACTCTCTTTAAATTAGTCTAACTTTCGATTaggcatgatttctaaccatctcgttggttttctcgcagtcggcgtcacatggtggccagccttgctccatcttctcggcgtatgatatggcccataagggtaaggcgacgtccgacatcACCTACAACTCGgaggacgggcccgaggcgtatagTAACCCCACCGTCTACAaccgcctcagtgagtacactGCCATAGTACAACAAGTTCATGCcaaattacgatccgaggaccgaggacatcgacggagatgttctCATGAGGGTCAGAGGAGGCAAGATGCATGTGCAGTACTGGATTGTCGACGAGGCAATCGACTTGTCCTCCACCCCACcctatctcaggtgcgagcaaggagcacgagcgcgagcccagccatacgatctCGGCAGGACAattcacagcatcgtatccaggaactccaggttagtgcttctgtaactcgtcattcattgagttatataccttctctttgcattattatAACATTAGGGTAAAAAATTACAGGCCTAgctagaagagaggagggaacaaaTGGAGATGGAGGTGAGTATGAGGGCGGAGCGTGCGGCTCGCTTGGTGGATCAGTAGAGGATGGcgaagatgttccagtacatgcagagccttggcgtcgcacagggttttgctccaccacctctATTATTCCCTCCAGCTGACCTTGCTCAGtttcatactcctgtgagtatcaaaattttagtcctgcatgatatatattcatctgaTCTCACAAATGTAATCTCTTCTCTATGTAGGGACAATCTGCGACATCAAACAACCCTCATGGATTGTCCAGCCCATCGTCGAACCAATCCAGCTGCCCACCTCGCTGATGTTCTTCTAAACTTAGTTGTGAGACATATTTATGGCATATATTGGATGTTTGTGGACTCATTTATGTGATTACTTGTTAGTGTTGTGAACTATTTTGTGATGCTTGTGACTTTGTGGTCTTTGTGAAGAAACATGTGATATTTGTGAGCTATGTCGCGTGtttgatgtatgtgatgatttTGTGAGctctgtgatgtatatgtgatgattatgtgatatatgtTTTGTTTGTTTAGATGGAATagtaaaaacaaataaaaaggggttttggtcactttgtcgagtgttacactcggcaaaaggctctttgccgagtgtcgtgaccatagcactcggcaaagaaggcacacCTGAGAACCGAtaaagcttctttgtcgagtgccttctAGAGCACTCGACAAATGGCCtgtcaaaggggcccactggtgcTCCTTTTGTCGAGCGCtgggagtctttgccgagtgcctcttgaagcactcgacaaagagattGGCAAAGGAGCCCACGGGGCCTTTTTTGCCGAGTACTAGACCagcaggcactcgacaaagagggagCCTTTGTCGAGTATCAAGGAGAACACTCGACAAAGGCTTCGTCACCGTCACTTAGCGTCGTGAtggcgacttttctttgccgagtacctggTGGCACtctcccgacaaaaagtactcggcgaaGAAGCCATTGCCAATATACAGCTCGTCGAGACTTCTTTGTCGagagtcacactcggcaaagagtttgccAAGTGTTTTCCAATCTCGGCAAAGCAGGTTGTTCCAGTAGTGCAAGCAGTCATGCCCCATGTGTGCGTGCCTGACGACCCACGACGCTAAGGTTGGCCATCTACAAAGTTTATGTACACAATAGATCATATATTGTTTAGGATTTTTAATATCAAAAGTTGTGTTGCATTTAACATGAAACTCTTCTCAGATATTATACTATAGTGTATCTTAGATAGATATGAGTGGTAATAGATCATGATTCAAATATTTTTTTTCATAATAAGTCAGGATCTTTAAtagattttagttcaaaaataaataggAATAGAACCCGATTCTAATCAGATTTGATACTTAAAATTTTTCTGTACAAAATTTAGAGCCCGTTACCACCTATAATCTTAGACGTCGCAAAGTTGTATTATTTGTACATGCCCTGAGAGACATGGCGGGCTGAGGACGGTCCATCGGACCATGGGCCTTTTGTTTTATACCTAAGTTGCTAAAAATTACCATACATTTTTATGCCACACTTGCCTAAGATAATTAAGGTTAGACGCTCAAATCCAGCGCCACAGTTTATCATGTCTAAGAGAATTTTGCTATACTTTTACAAGTTAATGACGAGTGAGagtgagacctacgtagcaggagAAAAATCTTGCCACAACTATTATTTTAAACCAAACACATATCTAACTTTAAATTACCATACATTTTTATGTCACACTTGTCTAAGATAATTAAGGTTAAGCGCTTAAATTCAACGCCACAGTTTGTCATGTCTAAGAGAAGTTTATCATAGTTTTAAAAGTCATTGACGAATGAAACCTACGTAGTAGGAGAAAAATGTTGCCACAACTATGATTTTAAAACAAACATATATCTAACTTTACCTAGCCTTACTCATGACAAATCTTGACAAGTGAGGCAATAAACCAAAGAAGTCGGTTATGAATGGTGAGTTGGCGAAGGAAGGTGAAGCAgcgtctcccctcccggtcgccaGTCGCGTCGACCCCGAGTCCCGACCGgtgcgcgcgcaggcgcacagCCAGGACACGACCGAGCACGGAGCAACGTCGCCCTCCCCCAGTAGCGCAGCCCGGCCACGCCCTCATCGCCCATCCTGCCGGGCCGCGTCGCCGACTCGCCGCCAATTACCATTCGCCTCTGCAGACCCGACACGGCGCGCGGCTCCTCGCCGATTTGTTCCCGGCGGCTCATCAGAAAGGTGGGGTCTCTAGTTCCGAGATCACTGGAGCACTCTCTCGGTTTTAATCCGTAATCGTGCTGCTTGGCGCCGATTTCTCATCTCCGCAGGCTGTCTCCTTGGGGGGATCGATTACTCGCGTGGCTCGCAGTTCGCACGATACTCGGGGGTTCTGACTTGGTTCTAAACAGCATCTGCATCTTCTCGACCCCCCAGGCTTTGGATCTGGCCTTCGTCTCAGTTCAGCGAGCCGCGAAGAACAGCCTTGATTTGGTGCCCCAAGTGATGTAGTGTGAGAGGCTAACTTCTTGAGAGCGCGATGAGCAGCCAGGGATTCGGTGCGGGGAGCCCCAAGTCCTTCCGCTACCCCAGAGGCGGCGACTTCGATCTCGAGTCCGGGTCCCCACGCAAGGGCCGCAAGCCCAAGAACCCTCACCTCGAGACCTCGATCGTCATGAGGATCCGCTACTTCTACGAGGCGCACCCCGTGGCCGTCGCCCTCATCCTCCTCTCCTTCGGGCTCAGCGTGCTCATCCTCCTCTCCGTGTACGAGACCCGGTTCAGGACGATGAGGAGCGTCAGTGCGTGGTCCAGTGACGGTGGGGATTATCCATTGCCAATGCTCCGGAACCTTGTCATGGTGGCTGGGCATTCGATCTATACGAGCTCAAGATGCGGGGAGACCGAGAGTGAGAATTCCTGGTTCTTGGAGCCGTACCAGAAGCACGCTGGACAGGCGGCCACCTTCCTGGCTCACATCAAGGAGGGGGTGGGGATCGCGGCGAGGGATGAGGGGGCACTCCTGTTGTTCAGCGGCGGGGAGACGAGGAGAGATGCTGGCCCGAGGAGTGAGGCACAGAGCTACTGGGCTATTGCCGAGTCGAAAGGATGGTTCGGTGAGTTTTCGGCAACTtcattatttcttggttgatgtaCTTTAGTAAGATTTGTGTCATCGTGAGTCTCTGTTGCTCTAGTCGAAGTTAGGATAGGTCGTGCAGTTACTTATGACTGCTAAATGCTACCCATCAGCTGCTCTAGTAAAATGCAAAACAAACAAGCTTGTCTTTGGGGCTATGTATTCATAGGATAGTGATTTAGAATTGAGAGTGGGTGATTCAAAATTTCAAATAGTCACTTGTGGTTCTTCATTTATTCTCAATTCAAAAATCATATTATGTTTCTGTAAGGCACTACCGATAGGCAAGCCCTAAAATGCTGGTTTCTGGTTATGTCAAAATATATACTTCAATGCACATTTCCATCTCTGCATGCTCAAACAAGTTAATGTTCCTGATGGTTAATATTTTTTAGCTTTCTCACTGTCATCACTCATCAGTGTGGTAGTTAAACCTTATTCATGCTTGCAGCTACATCTTGATGTTCTTTCATTTTCTATAACACTGAATGATTTCCCAGTTGTCCACTTGTCCTTGACAGTCTTCTAACCGATTGTGTGGACATGCACAGGAAATGATGAGGGTGTAAGAAGCCGAGCACTCACCGAGGAGCATGCACGAGATAGTTTTGAAAACCTCCTATTTAGTGTGTGCCGTTTCAGAGAGCTAACTGGAAGATACCCACAGAACATAACTGTAAGCTTTGCTTCTTTTGAAAACTTTGAATCAACTGTTTACTTGTTCATACCAGTATAACAATGGATGTAGATCTTCTGAACTTTGAATCCAAGCTCTTCGAGTTCTGGTTATCGCCATTCCCTAATCGGCACACTTGAACGTCTGTTCCTTAGGTTGTTAGCTACGATTTCAAGGAGGAACGTTTTGCACAACTGCACAGAACCGCACTCGGATTCCCGGAAGGAAGGTTCTTCTTCTCAGGTACACCAGctacgccttctgcaagggaggcTGCTCTGAAAGGCGAAGCAGCTGTCCGAGCTCAGTTCCTTGAAGACCCGTATGGATGTCTAGGATCTCTTCATGTAAAGAGGCTGAAGCGGGACCCGTTCCACCGAACCATTCCATACCCTGCCGGTTGCCCAGAGCTGAAGGGTCTGTTCTCCTATTGTGGCCCGGTGCCTTACTCTGGGCACCTCCCTTGGACTGAGTAGTAGTGTAATGTACATCAGCCTTGGATGGAGCTCCCCACTGCCACTTCACGATGTCCAGCAGCCTTGCACTGACCTTGTTCTGAATTGAGGGAGAGTATATGTTACACTATCAACATATGGATTTTTAACCTTTTTGTTTCTTCTCGATGACTTGGCTACTGTCTTTACTCACAATTCAAACTTGTGATTTTATTTTTACACGTACTCCGCCTTATTCTGTGGTGCAATGCAAACAGTGAAGAACTTCCCCTTTGCAGccgaagttaatgaaccttccctGTCAGCAGAACCCGAACAGAATCTGTAGTCTGTGATATCCTGCTGTTCTTCTAATACTGGTCCCTCTGCTTTTCCAGTTTCTCAGCGCAGTTAAATTCACTCGGTTAGCTAGAATCTTGAGCACTTCCAAGTTCCAATCTATTGCACCAAAGTTATCTCCAGTAACATATCGCTTTTTCTTTTACATAATATATTTTACACTTTGTGGGAGTCGTCTTCATTTCTGGAAGTTGACACCTCTCTTTCCCCTCTCAGAGTAGGGGGGCTTGTTTGGGTTTGAGGCTTGTGTAGTGAGGCACAGGCATTTCATCATCGGCGGCCGATTATTGGACGGCTGGGTCTGAGATTGATGCGTGGGTCTGGGCCGTAGTGTGTGGACTGAGT harbors:
- the LOC100384408 gene encoding OSJNBa0006B20.20-like protein, whose amino-acid sequence is MSSQGFGAGSPKSFRYPRGGDFDLESGSPRKGRKPKNPHLETSIVMRIRYFYEAHPVAVALILLSFGLSVLILLSVYETRFRTMRSVSAWSSDGGDYPLPMLRNLVMVAGHSIYTSSRCGETESENSWFLEPYQKHAGQAATFLAHIKEGVGIAARDEGALLLFSGGETRRDAGPRSEAQSYWAIAESKGWFGNDEGVRSRALTEEHARDSFENLLFSVCRFRELTGRYPQNITVVSYDFKEERFAQLHRTALGFPEGRFFFSGTPATPSAREAALKGEAAVRAQFLEDPYGCLGSLHVKRLKRDPFHRTIPYPAGCPELKGLFSYCGPVPYSGHLPWTE